Proteins found in one Sporosarcina jeotgali genomic segment:
- the leuB gene encoding 3-isopropylmalate dehydrogenase, translated as MEKRIAVLPGDGIGPEVISSAVKVLEVIARRFHHSFEFVYGSIGGAAVDAYGTPLPDETIALCEKSDAVLLGAVGGPKWDQNPADTRPEKGLLAIRKHFGLFANIRPVKAVPAILHRSPLKEDLVKDVDLVIVRELTGGLYFGEPSRKTHDAAVDTLVYTRVEIERIVRSAFDLARMRRGKVTSVDKANVLQSSRLWREVVEEVRAGYPDIEVEHQLVDSAAMKLITNPAAFDVIVTENMFGDILSDEASVITGSLGLLPSASVRTDGFGLYEPVHGSAPDVAGKGLANPAATMLSAAMMLRQSFGMEEEATAIEQAVQTIYEEGHCTADLAGSGVRPLSTEQWAARVAEEVDIQSVSNSIMCSYV; from the coding sequence ATGGAAAAACGTATCGCAGTATTACCCGGAGACGGGATTGGTCCTGAAGTAATCAGTTCTGCAGTGAAGGTGCTTGAAGTAATTGCTAGAAGATTTCATCATTCGTTCGAATTTGTCTATGGATCTATCGGCGGGGCTGCAGTAGATGCCTATGGCACACCGCTTCCAGATGAAACGATTGCACTTTGTGAAAAGAGTGATGCTGTGTTACTTGGCGCGGTCGGAGGTCCAAAGTGGGATCAAAACCCTGCTGACACCCGTCCGGAAAAAGGTTTGCTTGCCATCCGTAAACACTTTGGACTGTTTGCAAACATTCGTCCCGTGAAGGCTGTACCTGCCATTCTCCATCGTTCTCCTTTGAAAGAAGATCTTGTGAAAGATGTCGATCTAGTCATCGTTCGCGAACTGACAGGCGGTCTGTATTTCGGTGAACCGAGCCGGAAAACGCATGATGCTGCTGTTGATACTCTCGTTTATACGCGAGTGGAAATTGAACGGATTGTCCGGTCTGCCTTTGACCTCGCACGGATGCGGCGCGGAAAAGTGACGTCAGTTGATAAAGCGAACGTACTTCAATCTAGCCGTCTATGGCGCGAAGTGGTAGAAGAAGTGCGTGCTGGATATCCTGACATTGAAGTCGAACATCAACTCGTCGATTCCGCTGCAATGAAACTGATTACAAACCCAGCAGCATTCGATGTCATTGTGACAGAGAACATGTTCGGCGATATTTTGAGTGATGAAGCATCCGTCATTACAGGATCTCTTGGGCTATTGCCTTCAGCGAGTGTCCGGACGGACGGTTTCGGTTTATACGAACCGGTCCACGGTTCTGCGCCGGACGTAGCGGGAAAGGGACTTGCAAATCCAGCTGCGACCATGTTGTCCGCTGCGATGATGCTGCGTCAATCATTTGGAATGGAAGAAGAAGCAACAGCAATCGAGCAAGCCGTTCAGACGATTTATGAAGAAGGTCATTGTACCGCAGATCTTGCGGGATCAGGAGTCCGTCCGTTATCGACAGAGCAATGGGCGGCACGCGTTGCTGAAGAAGTGGATATCCAGTCCGTTTCAAACAGTATCATGTGTTCATACGTATAA